In a genomic window of Lacrimispora sp. BS-2:
- a CDS encoding ABC transporter ATP-binding protein, whose protein sequence is MIRQILNTLTAQGRRALSSAITWFTLYALSGIGTVLLVLRILDKVVSGSGGSLIPFWLGLVVLLLIRGASNALADMRKHFAGFDLNYELRTRIVRRLKDFSLGFYTSERLGEVSTIVHKDVNNMVMVVGHLWPRMLGDIIVSLVVAAALLVLNWRMGLLMISVLPLALCLLFWGLRRGSELEAESGNQLADFVSLFVEYVKGIPLLKAFSGSRQLDEEIEKRTEAFGESSKRLSRYKAQKLSYYGLLVDMAFGIMSVMGMVLVFSGKLELITFFLYIIISKEFYKPFSAMESYWMNYLTVTDSYRRIQKLLDAPLVREAEHPRQPAGADIAFCDVGFSYGENDFALKKMTFYAPERSITALVGASGSGKTTVTNLLLRFWDVDSGSIQIGGVDIRDMRYDDLLDSISIVMQNVQLFADTIENNLRIGKSAASEEEIVMAAKRARIHDFIISLPQGYQTPISENGTTLSGGQRQRLSIARAFLKDAPILVLDEFTSNVDPGNELLIQEAISELARGRTVLVIAHRLRTIRTADKILVFRDGEITEQGSHEELMHKDGQYSSLFHAQSAVL, encoded by the coding sequence ATGATACGGCAAATTCTTAACACCTTAACCGCACAGGGCCGACGCGCATTGTCTTCTGCAATCACATGGTTTACGCTGTATGCCCTTTCTGGCATTGGGACGGTGCTTCTGGTTTTGCGCATATTGGACAAGGTTGTATCAGGGAGCGGCGGTTCACTGATTCCCTTTTGGTTGGGGCTTGTGGTTCTGCTTCTAATCCGGGGTGCGTCCAATGCGCTTGCGGATATGCGCAAACACTTTGCTGGATTCGACTTAAATTATGAGCTGCGGACAAGGATTGTCCGCCGATTGAAGGACTTTTCTTTGGGTTTCTATACAAGTGAACGGCTTGGCGAGGTCAGCACCATCGTCCATAAGGATGTAAACAATATGGTGATGGTGGTGGGCCACCTGTGGCCAAGAATGCTGGGCGACATCATCGTATCGCTTGTGGTTGCCGCAGCACTACTTGTCCTGAATTGGCGGATGGGTCTGCTGATGATTTCTGTTCTGCCGCTTGCACTCTGCCTGCTTTTTTGGGGACTAAGGCGTGGCTCTGAACTTGAAGCGGAAAGTGGAAATCAGCTTGCTGATTTTGTCAGCCTGTTTGTGGAGTATGTCAAGGGCATCCCCTTGCTCAAAGCCTTTTCGGGCAGTAGGCAGCTCGATGAAGAAATAGAAAAGCGTACAGAGGCGTTTGGCGAGAGCAGTAAGCGGTTATCCCGGTACAAAGCCCAGAAGTTGTCTTACTATGGCTTGCTGGTGGATATGGCCTTTGGCATTATGTCCGTCATGGGAATGGTACTTGTGTTCAGCGGAAAGTTGGAGCTAATAACCTTTTTTCTATATATCATCATCAGCAAGGAGTTTTACAAACCCTTTTCCGCAATGGAAAGTTATTGGATGAACTACCTGACCGTCACAGACAGTTACCGCAGGATTCAAAAACTGTTGGATGCCCCTTTGGTAAGAGAAGCGGAACATCCCCGCCAGCCGGCCGGTGCGGACATCGCATTTTGTGATGTGGGATTCTCCTATGGGGAGAATGATTTCGCTCTAAAGAAAATGACATTTTATGCACCGGAAAGAAGCATCACCGCCCTCGTGGGGGCATCAGGTTCCGGCAAAACAACCGTAACAAATCTTCTGCTTCGTTTTTGGGATGTGGACAGCGGGAGCATCCAAATCGGCGGGGTAGATATTCGGGATATGCGCTATGACGATTTGCTGGATTCCATCAGCATTGTTATGCAAAATGTTCAGCTTTTTGCGGACACCATCGAAAACAACCTCCGCATCGGCAAATCAGCTGCCTCAGAAGAAGAAATTGTGATGGCGGCAAAAAGGGCCAGAATCCATGACTTCATTATTTCGCTGCCGCAGGGCTATCAAACACCAATCAGTGAAAACGGAACAACCCTATCTGGCGGTCAGAGGCAGCGCCTTTCCATCGCCAGAGCGTTCCTAAAGGATGCCCCCATTCTGGTTCTGGATGAATTTACAAGCAATGTTGACCCCGGAAACGAACTGCTGATTCAAGAAGCCATATCAGAGCTTGCGAGGGGAAGGACAGTGCTGGTCATTGCCCACCGTCTACGAACAATCCGCACAGCGGATAAAATATTGGTTTTTAGGGACGGTGAGATTACGGAACAAGGCAGCCATGAGGAACTCATGCACAAGGATGGTCAGTATAGCAGCCTTTTCCACGCACAATCCGCCGTTCTTTGA
- a CDS encoding ABC transporter substrate-binding protein, producing the protein MKNKIVSAVLAAALCLSLAACGKPASQGGKSNVPVTSETPSSTAPVESSGLRTITDLGGHEVTIPAPADIQKIVILSPPVMSFVVSAIPDTEMIVGINSRSFLTSNPQIVEKVFPNWKSVESSFVDVNFAVNTESLLALEPDIIFYYGDFQKKGIEGLNVPAVDFLMKGVNSPEKMSVAWDAQIRGILGTDTSVGIQKEWDDANAKLESLLKNVGDQKKRGLCIKLNQAGSVVVMGSDSFDGWAQSFFALSGIENVAASVEGTGEVSMEQIYEWNPDFIMCFQDVPASYILDNSIEGQDWSLLSAWKNKQVFDVPRTTYAWVTPCADSPLFPFWLVSKAYPELVSDDEVRTEIKEYYQRNYNVELTEGDLDSILDYREATGI; encoded by the coding sequence ATGAAAAACAAGATTGTTTCCGCAGTACTGGCGGCTGCTCTGTGCTTGTCACTTGCAGCTTGCGGAAAGCCCGCGTCGCAGGGCGGTAAATCCAATGTACCCGTTACATCCGAAACGCCCTCCAGCACCGCCCCGGTGGAATCGAGCGGGCTGCGCACCATTACAGATTTGGGCGGTCATGAGGTCACCATTCCCGCCCCCGCCGATATTCAGAAAATCGTAATTCTAAGCCCGCCGGTCATGTCCTTTGTGGTGAGCGCCATCCCGGACACCGAGATGATCGTCGGTATCAACTCGCGCTCCTTCCTGACCTCTAACCCGCAAATCGTCGAAAAAGTATTCCCCAACTGGAAGTCGGTGGAATCTTCCTTTGTCGATGTAAACTTTGCCGTCAACACCGAATCCCTGCTTGCGCTGGAGCCTGATATTATCTTTTATTATGGTGATTTCCAGAAAAAAGGCATTGAGGGCCTCAATGTCCCGGCGGTGGACTTTCTCATGAAAGGCGTCAATAGCCCGGAAAAAATGTCCGTTGCTTGGGATGCGCAGATTAGAGGAATTTTAGGTACGGATACCTCCGTGGGCATTCAGAAGGAATGGGACGACGCCAATGCAAAGCTGGAGAGCCTGCTGAAAAATGTGGGAGACCAGAAAAAACGAGGGCTTTGCATCAAACTCAATCAGGCAGGCAGCGTGGTGGTCATGGGTTCTGACTCCTTTGACGGCTGGGCGCAGAGCTTTTTTGCTCTGAGCGGCATAGAGAATGTCGCTGCATCGGTTGAAGGCACGGGCGAGGTCAGCATGGAACAGATTTATGAGTGGAATCCTGACTTTATCATGTGCTTTCAGGATGTTCCCGCAAGCTATATTCTGGACAATTCCATTGAAGGACAAGACTGGTCTCTGCTGAGTGCATGGAAGAACAAGCAGGTCTTTGATGTGCCAAGAACAACCTATGCTTGGGTAACGCCTTGTGCAGATTCCCCACTCTTTCCTTTTTGGCTGGTTTCCAAGGCATATCCTGAGCTTGTAAGCGACGACGAGGTTCGCACAGAAATCAAGGAATACTACCAGCGCAATTACAATGTTGAATTGACAGAAGGGGACCTTGATTCCATCTTGGATTATCGGGAAGCGACAGGGATATGA